Proteins encoded within one genomic window of Flavobacterium oreochromis:
- a CDS encoding T9SS type B sorting domain-containing protein, with product MVEKIPKIYIDKFRNLIFLTCLVASFFLPVQKNYSQCGSGFQQGGFLMSVSNEIHAVNIRTGKTTLISTSPFVAGGGALGLNSFATNTAAKVMYYTNTVTGATNTALYAYNIATNSHSIVSSDVRAQGVLLGGNGVGSGGAAFDGGFLYLAIENLATGSGTADNDTVIYRCTMSADGLTLVNAVPVMQIDPSDSMGDFGVVGNLMVRAYSGNVIEYTFPAVYTAGINTAPSFTTPGDPSYVSQVAQDNLNNLWIVADGFRQYFPSTHTFSATTIPTTDGINNVPSPNDAGGCVAADAVIGDRVYRDYNNNGLFDGIDVGIAGVTINIYDDFNGNGIIDAGTDTLLTIVTTGVGGIYNVSNLLPGNYIIRVTDTGNVIGGTAVSTTGGNIQVEALSISESNLSHDFGYFTPNSDLGIVKTVSDATPNVGSNVTFTLTVTNTGISNATGVTVNDLLPSGYTFVGSLPSVGTYNSGTGVWSIGGLANGAIATLNIVATVKATGNYANTATVTGTELDPTLTNNSSTSTPSPKNVVDAVNDSAITLASGSTSVVVPGNVTTNDTLNGVAVTGTNTNVTPVTNGPLSVDANGVITLAPNTVSGTYTVTYQLCEADPVTGNNLVPANCDTAIATVVVSNPLVATNDTLPGTGGSVLGNDTLNGVAVTTSNTDVTPATNGPLSIDANGNVTVAANTPSGSYPITYTICETGSVPANCKTATATVVVLNPIDAVNDTPAVVTVGDSTPSVILNDTLDGAPAVIGTNPGQVALTPVTVPAGLTLKADGTITVNANTPSGTYVVTYQICENGAVPANCDTATATVVVLNPIDAVNDTPAVVTVGDSTPSVILNDTLDGAPAVIGTNPGQVALTPVTVPAGLTLNADGRITVNPLTPSGTYVVTYQICENGALPNPPGNCDTATATVVVLNPIDAVNDTPAVVTGGDTTPSVILNDTLDGAPAVIGTNPGQVALTPVTVPAGLTLNADGRITVNPLTPSGTYVVTYQICENGALPNPPGNCDTATATVVVLNPIDAVNDTPAVVTVGDSTSSVILNDTLDGAPAVIGTNPGQVALTPVTVPAGLTLNADGRITVNPLTPSGTYVVTYQICENGALPNPPGNCDTATATVVVLNPIDAVNDTPAVVTVGDSTSSVILNDTLDGAPAVIGTNPGQVALTPVTVPAGLTLNADGTITVNANTPSGTYVVTYQICENGALPNPPGNCDTATATVVVLNPIDAVNDTPAVVTGGDTTPSVILNDTFNNLPAVIGTNPGQVALTPVTVPAGLTLNADGTITVNANTPSGTYVVTYQICENGALPNPPGNCDTATATVVVLNPIDAVNDTPAVVTVGDSTPSVILNDTLDGAPAVIGTNPGQVALTPVTVPAGLTLNADGRITVNPLTPSGTYVVTYQICENGALPNPPGNCDTATATVVVLNPIDAVNDTPAVVTGGDTTPSVILNDTLDGAPAVIGTNPGQVALTPVTVPAGLTLNADGRITVNPLTPSGTYVVTYQICENGALPNPPGNCDTATATVVVLNPIDAVNDTPAVVTGGDSTPSVILNDTFNNLPAVIGTNPGQVALTPVTVPAGLTLNADGTITVNANTPSGTYVVTYQICENGALPNPPGNCDTATATVVVLNPIDAVNDTPAVVTVGDSTPSVILNDTLDGAPAVIGTNPGQVALTPVTVPAGLTLNADGTITVNANTPSGTYVVTYQICENGAVPANCDTATATVVVLNPIDAVNDTPAVVTVGDSTPSVILNDTLDGAPAVIGTNPGQVALTPVTVPAGLTLNADGRITVNPLTPSGTYVVTYQICENGAVPANCDTATATVVVLNPIDAVNDTPAVVTVGDSTPSVILNDTLDGAPAVIGTNPGQVALTPVTVPAGLTLNADGTITVNANTPSGTYVVTYQICENGALPNPPGNCDTATATVVVLNPIDAVNDTPAVVTVGDSTPSVILNDTLDGAPAVIGTNPGQVALTPVTVPAGLTLNADGRITVNPLTPSGTYVVTYQICENGALPNPPGNCDTATATVVVLNPIDAVNDTPAVVTVGDSTPSVILNDTLDGAPAVIGTNPGQVALTPVTVPAGLTLNADGRITVNPLTPSGTYVVTYQICENGALPNPPGNCDTATATVVVLNPIDAVNDTPAVVTVGDSTPSVILNDTLDGAPAVIGTNPGQVALTPVTVPAGLTLNADGRITVNPLTPSGTYVVTYQICENGALPNPPGNCDTATATVVVLNPIDAVNDTPAVVTVGDSTSSVILNDTLDGAPAVIGTNPGQVALTPVTVPAGLTLNADGTITVNANTPSGTYVVTYQICENGALPNPPGNCDTATATVVVLNPIDAVNDTPAVVTGGDTTPSVILNDTFNNLPVVIGTNPGQVVLTPVTVPAGLTLNADGTITVNANTPSGTYVVTYQICENGAVPGNCDTATATVVVLNPIDAVNDTPAVVTVGDSTPSVILNDTLDGAPAVIGTNPGQVALTPVTVPAGLTLNADGTITVNANTPSGTYVVTYQICENGAVPANCDTATATVVVLNPIDAVNDTPAVVTVGDSTPSVILNDTLDGAPAVIGTNPGQVALTPVTVPAGLTLNADGTITVNANTPSGTYVVTYQICENGALPNPPGNCDTATATVVVLNPIVANPDTETITAGTTGGVVIFGNDTLGVPKVSVGSGPGQVTLTVGSLPNGFTYNAATGTVSVAPTVADGPYTFTYTICENGAVPANCSTTTVTITVLAKVDAVDDIYSVANGSTGGIAGYVLANDTINNQGAGSATLSTVSLTVITSAQPVITAPANSPVPYLDIHTGNVVVPPGTPAGEYIIKYEAALAINPGVKDPATVIVTVNPAGGDEIVIYNHMTPNGDGYNDIFLIDGIDKFPNNTVEVYNRWGVLVYEAIGYNNNDRAFRGISTGRVTINQLEQLPEGTYYYMFKYVNAEGVTKEKAGYLYINR from the coding sequence ATGGTCGAAAAAATACCAAAAATATATATAGATAAATTTAGAAACTTAATTTTTCTAACTTGTCTCGTTGCGTCATTCTTTTTACCTGTCCAAAAAAACTATTCACAATGTGGAAGTGGTTTTCAACAAGGAGGTTTTTTGATGAGCGTATCGAATGAAATTCATGCAGTTAATATTAGGACAGGTAAAACAACATTAATCTCTACTAGTCCATTTGTGGCTGGAGGTGGTGCTTTAGGATTAAATTCTTTTGCTACTAACACAGCAGCTAAAGTAATGTATTATACAAATACTGTTACAGGAGCTACGAATACGGCTTTATATGCTTATAATATAGCAACTAATTCGCATTCAATTGTAAGTTCTGATGTAAGAGCACAAGGTGTTTTGTTAGGAGGTAATGGAGTCGGGTCTGGTGGTGCCGCTTTTGACGGAGGTTTTTTGTATTTAGCTATAGAAAATTTAGCTACAGGGTCAGGTACAGCTGATAATGATACTGTGATATACAGATGTACAATGTCTGCTGATGGTTTAACCCTAGTTAATGCTGTACCAGTAATGCAGATTGATCCCAGTGATTCTATGGGAGATTTTGGTGTAGTAGGTAATTTAATGGTTAGAGCATATAGTGGTAATGTTATTGAATATACCTTTCCAGCAGTGTATACTGCGGGGATTAATACAGCTCCTTCTTTTACAACACCAGGAGATCCATCTTATGTTTCGCAAGTAGCTCAAGATAATTTAAATAATTTATGGATAGTTGCGGATGGATTTAGACAATATTTTCCAAGTACTCATACTTTTTCAGCTACAACTATACCAACTACGGACGGAATTAATAATGTTCCAAGTCCAAATGATGCAGGGGGATGTGTTGCAGCAGATGCAGTTATAGGAGATAGAGTTTATAGAGATTATAATAATAATGGACTTTTTGATGGTATAGATGTAGGAATAGCTGGAGTAACCATTAATATTTATGACGATTTTAATGGAAATGGTATTATAGATGCAGGTACTGATACTTTATTGACTATCGTTACTACAGGAGTAGGAGGTATTTATAATGTAAGTAATTTATTACCAGGTAATTATATTATACGGGTTACTGATACAGGAAATGTTATAGGAGGAACTGCCGTTTCAACGACAGGAGGAAATATACAAGTAGAAGCATTATCTATATCAGAGTCAAATTTATCACATGATTTTGGATATTTTACCCCTAATTCTGATTTAGGAATAGTAAAAACAGTTAGTGATGCTACACCTAATGTAGGTAGCAATGTAACTTTTACACTTACAGTTACTAATACAGGTATAAGTAATGCAACAGGAGTGACAGTGAACGATTTATTACCATCGGGTTATACTTTTGTTGGAAGTTTACCTTCTGTAGGAACATATAATTCAGGTACGGGAGTTTGGAGTATTGGAGGATTGGCAAATGGTGCCATTGCTACATTAAATATTGTGGCTACAGTGAAAGCTACTGGTAATTATGCAAATACGGCTACAGTAACAGGAACTGAACTTGATCCTACACTGACTAATAATTCATCTACTAGTACACCAAGCCCAAAAAATGTAGTTGATGCAGTAAATGATTCAGCTATAACCTTAGCAAGTGGTAGTACTTCAGTAGTAGTTCCAGGAAATGTAACAACAAATGATACCTTAAACGGAGTAGCTGTTACAGGTACAAATACTAATGTAACCCCAGTTACTAATGGTCCTTTAAGTGTAGATGCTAATGGCGTTATAACATTAGCACCAAATACAGTTTCAGGAACGTATACCGTAACGTATCAGTTGTGTGAAGCAGATCCAGTTACAGGAAACAATTTAGTTCCAGCCAATTGTGATACAGCAATAGCTACAGTAGTTGTAAGTAATCCATTAGTGGCAACAAATGATACATTGCCAGGAACCGGAGGAAGTGTTTTAGGGAATGATACCTTAAATGGAGTTGCAGTTACAACATCTAATACAGATGTAACACCTGCTACTAATGGTCCATTATCTATAGATGCAAATGGTAATGTAACAGTAGCAGCCAATACACCATCAGGTAGTTATCCTATTACATACACTATCTGTGAAACAGGATCAGTTCCAGCTAACTGTAAGACAGCGACAGCAACGGTAGTCGTATTGAATCCAATTGATGCTGTAAATGATACTCCAGCTGTAGTAACAGTAGGTGATAGCACACCAAGTGTTATCTTAAATGATACGTTAGACGGTGCTCCAGCAGTAATCGGAACTAACCCAGGTCAAGTTGCATTAACACCAGTAACCGTTCCAGCAGGTTTAACTTTAAAAGCTGATGGTACTATCACAGTAAATGCAAACACGCCATCAGGAACGTATGTAGTTACTTACCAAATTTGTGAAAATGGAGCAGTTCCAGCAAATTGTGATACAGCTACAGCAACAGTAGTGGTATTGAATCCAATTGATGCTGTAAATGATACTCCAGCAGTAGTAACAGTAGGTGATAGCACACCAAGTGTTATCTTAAATGATACGTTAGATGGTGCTCCAGCAGTAATCGGAACTAACCCAGGTCAAGTTGCATTAACACCAGTAACCGTTCCAGCAGGTTTAACTTTAAACGCTGATGGTAGAATTACCGTTAATCCATTAACTCCATCAGGAACGTATGTAGTTACTTACCAAATCTGTGAAAATGGAGCGTTACCAAATCCACCAGGAAATTGTGATACAGCTACAGCAACAGTAGTGGTATTGAATCCAATTGATGCTGTAAATGATACTCCAGCAGTAGTAACAGGAGGAGATACAACTCCAAGTGTTATCTTAAATGATACGTTAGATGGTGCTCCAGCAGTAATCGGAACTAACCCAGGTCAAGTTGCATTAACACCAGTAACCGTTCCAGCAGGTTTAACTTTAAACGCTGATGGTAGAATTACCGTTAATCCATTAACTCCATCAGGAACGTATGTAGTTACTTACCAAATCTGTGAAAATGGAGCGTTACCAAATCCACCAGGAAATTGTGATACAGCTACAGCAACAGTAGTGGTATTGAATCCAATTGATGCTGTAAATGATACCCCAGCAGTAGTAACAGTAGGTGATAGCACATCAAGTGTTATCTTAAATGATACGTTAGATGGTGCTCCAGCAGTAATCGGAACTAACCCAGGTCAAGTTGCATTAACACCAGTAACCGTTCCAGCAGGTTTAACTTTAAACGCTGATGGTAGAATTACCGTTAATCCATTAACTCCATCAGGAACGTATGTAGTTACTTACCAAATCTGTGAAAATGGAGCGTTACCAAATCCACCAGGAAATTGTGATACAGCTACAGCAACAGTAGTGGTATTGAATCCAATTGATGCTGTAAATGATACCCCAGCAGTAGTAACAGTAGGTGATAGCACATCAAGTGTTATCTTAAATGATACGTTAGATGGTGCTCCAGCAGTAATCGGAACTAACCCAGGTCAAGTTGCATTAACACCAGTAACCGTTCCAGCAGGTTTAACTTTAAACGCTGATGGTACTATCACAGTAAATGCAAACACGCCATCAGGAACGTATGTAGTTACTTACCAAATTTGTGAAAATGGAGCGTTACCAAATCCACCAGGAAATTGTGATACAGCTACAGCAACAGTAGTGGTATTGAATCCAATTGATGCTGTAAATGATACTCCAGCTGTAGTAACAGGAGGAGATACAACTCCAAGTGTAATTTTAAACGATACTTTTAATAACCTTCCAGCAGTAATCGGAACTAACCCAGGTCAAGTTGCATTAACACCAGTAACCGTTCCAGCAGGTTTAACTTTAAACGCTGATGGTACTATCACAGTAAATGCAAACACGCCATCAGGAACGTATGTAGTTACTTACCAAATTTGTGAAAATGGAGCGTTACCAAATCCACCAGGAAATTGTGATACAGCTACAGCAACAGTAGTGGTATTGAATCCAATTGATGCTGTAAATGATACTCCAGCTGTAGTAACAGTAGGTGATAGCACACCAAGTGTTATCTTAAATGATACGTTAGATGGTGCTCCAGCAGTAATCGGAACTAACCCAGGTCAAGTTGCATTAACACCAGTAACCGTTCCAGCAGGTTTAACTTTAAACGCTGATGGTAGAATTACCGTTAATCCATTAACTCCATCAGGAACGTATGTAGTTACTTACCAAATCTGTGAAAATGGAGCGTTACCAAATCCACCAGGAAATTGTGATACAGCTACAGCAACAGTAGTGGTATTGAATCCAATTGATGCTGTAAATGATACTCCAGCAGTAGTAACAGGAGGAGATACAACTCCAAGTGTTATCTTAAATGATACGTTAGATGGTGCTCCAGCAGTAATCGGAACTAACCCAGGTCAAGTTGCATTAACACCAGTAACCGTTCCAGCAGGTTTAACTTTAAACGCTGATGGTAGAATTACCGTTAATCCATTAACTCCATCAGGAACGTATGTAGTTACTTACCAAATCTGTGAAAATGGAGCGTTACCAAATCCACCAGGAAATTGTGATACAGCTACAGCAACAGTAGTGGTATTGAATCCAATTGATGCTGTAAATGATACTCCAGCTGTAGTAACAGGAGGAGATAGCACACCAAGTGTAATTTTAAACGATACTTTTAATAACCTTCCAGCAGTAATCGGAACTAACCCAGGTCAAGTTGCATTAACACCAGTAACCGTTCCAGCAGGTTTAACTTTAAACGCTGATGGTACTATCACAGTAAATGCAAACACGCCATCAGGAACGTATGTAGTTACTTACCAAATTTGTGAAAATGGAGCGTTACCAAATCCACCAGGAAATTGTGATACAGCTACAGCAACAGTAGTGGTATTGAATCCAATTGATGCTGTAAATGATACTCCAGCTGTAGTAACAGTAGGAGATAGCACACCAAGTGTTATCTTAAATGATACGTTAGATGGTGCTCCAGCAGTAATCGGAACTAACCCAGGTCAAGTTGCATTAACACCAGTAACCGTTCCAGCAGGTTTAACTTTAAACGCTGATGGTACTATCACAGTAAATGCAAACACGCCATCAGGAACGTATGTAGTTACTTACCAAATTTGTGAAAATGGAGCAGTTCCAGCAAATTGTGATACAGCTACAGCAACAGTAGTGGTATTGAATCCAATTGATGCTGTAAATGATACTCCAGCAGTAGTAACAGTAGGTGATAGCACACCAAGTGTTATCTTAAATGATACGTTAGACGGTGCTCCAGCAGTAATCGGAACTAACCCAGGTCAAGTTGCTTTAACACCAGTAACCGTTCCAGCAGGTTTAACTTTAAACGCTGATGGTAGAATTACCGTTAATCCATTAACTCCATCAGGAACGTATGTAGTTACTTACCAAATTTGTGAAAATGGAGCAGTTCCAGCAAATTGTGATACAGCTACAGCAACAGTAGTGGTATTGAATCCAATAGACGCGGTTAACGATACCCCAGCAGTAGTAACAGTAGGTGATAGCACACCAAGTGTTATCTTAAATGATACGTTAGACGGTGCTCCAGCAGTAATCGGAACTAACCCAGGTCAAGTTGCATTAACACCAGTAACCGTTCCAGCAGGTTTAACTTTAAACGCTGATGGTACTATCACAGTAAATGCAAACACGCCATCAGGAACGTATGTAGTTACTTACCAAATTTGTGAAAATGGAGCGTTACCAAATCCACCAGGAAATTGTGATACAGCTACAGCAACAGTAGTGGTATTGAATCCAATTGATGCTGTAAATGATACTCCAGCAGTAGTAACAGTAGGTGATAGCACACCAAGTGTTATCTTAAATGATACGTTAGACGGTGCTCCAGCAGTAATCGGAACTAACCCAGGTCAAGTTGCTTTAACACCAGTAACCGTTCCAGCAGGTTTAACTTTAAACGCTGATGGTAGAATTACCGTTAATCCATTAACTCCATCAGGAACGTATGTAGTTACTTACCAAATCTGTGAAAATGGAGCGTTACCAAATCCACCAGGAAATTGTGATACAGCTACAGCAACAGTAGTGGTATTGAATCCAATTGATGCTGTAAATGATACTCCAGCTGTAGTAACAGTAGGAGATAGCACACCAAGTGTTATCTTAAATGATACGTTAGATGGTGCTCCAGCAGTAATCGGAACTAACCCAGGTCAAGTTGCATTAACACCAGTAACCGTTCCAGCAGGTTTAACTTTAAACGCTGATGGTAGAATTACCGTTAATCCATTAACTCCATCAGGAACGTATGTAGTTACTTACCAAATCTGTGAAAATGGAGCGTTACCAAATCCACCAGGAAATTGTGATACAGCTACAGCAACAGTAGTGGTATTGAATCCAATTGATGCTGTAAATGATACTCCAGCTGTAGTAACAGTAGGAGATAGCACACCAAGTGTTATCTTAAATGATACGTTAGATGGTGCTCCAGCAGTAATCGGAACTAACCCAGGTCAAGTTGCATTAACACCAGTAACCGTTCCAGCAGGTTTAACTTTAAACGCTGATGGTAGAATTACCGTTAATCCATTAACTCCATCAGGAACGTATGTAGTTACTTACCAAATCTGTGAAAATGGAGCGTTACCAAATCCACCAGGAAATTGTGATACAGCTACAGCAACAGTAGTGGTATTGAATCCAATTGATGCTGTAAATGATACCCCAGCAGTAGTAACAGTAGGTGATAGCACATCAAGTGTTATCTTAAATGATACGTTAGATGGTGCTCCAGCAGTAATCGGAACTAACCCAGGTCAAGTTGCATTAACACCAGTAACCGTTCCAGCAGGTTTAACTTTAAACGCTGATGGTACTATCACAGTAAATGCAAACACGCCATCAGGAACGTATGTAGTTACTTACCAAATTTGTGAAAATGGAGCGTTACCAAATCCACCAGGAAATTGTGATACAGCTACAGCAACAGTAGTGGTATTGAATCCAATTGATGCTGTAAATGATACTCCAGCAGTAGTAACAGGAGGAGATACAACTCCAAGTGTAATTTTAAACGATACTTTTAATAACCTTCCAGTAGTAATCGGAACTAACCCAGGTCAAGTTGTATTAACACCAGTAACCGTTCCAGCAGGCTTGACGTTAAATGCTGACGGTACTATCACAGTAAATGCAAACACGCCATCAGGAACGTATGTAGTTACTTACCAAATCTGTGAAAATGGAGCAGTTCCAGGAAATTGTGATACAGCTACAGCAACAGTAGTGGTATTGAATCCAATTGATGCTGTAAATGATACTCCAGCAGTAGTAACAGTAGGTGATAGCACACCAAGTGTTATCTTAAATGATACGTTAGATGGTGCTCCAGCAGTAATCGGAACTAACCCAGGTCAAGTTGCATTAACACCAGTAACCGTTCCAGCAGGTTTAACTTTAAACGCTGATGGTACTATCACAGTAAATGCAAACACGCCATCAGGAACGTATGTAGTTACTTACCAAATTTGTGAAAATGGAGCAGTTCCAGCAAATTGTGATACAGCTACAGCAACAGTAGTGGTATTGAATCCAATTGATGCTGTAAATGATACTCCAGCAGTAGTAACAGTAGGTGATAGCACACCAAGTGTTATCTTAAATGATACGTTAGATGGTGCTCCAGCAGTGATCGGAACTAACCCAGGTCAAGTTGCATTAACACCAGTAACCGTTCCAGCAGGCTTGACGTTAAATGCTGACGGTACTATCACAGTAAATGCAAACACGCCATCAGGAACGTATGTAGTTACTTACCAAATCTGTGAAAATGGAGCGTTACCAAATCCACCAGGAAATTGTGATACAGCTACAGCAACAGTAGTGGTATTGAATCCAATTGTAGCGAATCCAGATACAGAAACTATTACAGCAGGTACAACAGGTGGTGTAGTGATATTTGGAAATGACACTTTAGGTGTTCCAAAGGTTTCGGTAGGTTCAGGTCCAGGACAGGTGACTTTAACAGTAGGTTCACTTCCAAATGGATTTACTTATAACGCTGCTACAGGTACTGTGTCAGTAGCACCTACGGTTGCAGATGGTCCATATACTTTTACGTATACTATTTGTGAAAATGGAGCAGTTCCAGCAAATTGTAGTACAACTACCGTGACTATTACTGTACTTGCTAAGGTAGATGCTGTGGATGATATATACTCTGTGGCTAATGGAAGTACAGGAGGAATTGCAGGATATGTTCTAGCAAATGATACGATCAATAATCAAGGAGCGGGATCAGCTACTTTGTCTACTGTTTCGCTAACAGTGATTACTTCTGCTCAGCCAGTAATTACTGCTCCAGCTAATTCGCCTGTACCATATTTAGACATACATACAGGAAATGTTGTAGTTCCTCCAGGAACTCCTGCAGGAGAGTATATAATAAAGTATGAGGCTGCTTTAGCAATTAATCCAGGTGTAAAAGATCCAGCTACAGTTATAGTAACTGTGAATCCAGCTGGAGGAGATGAGATTGTAATTTATAACCATATGACTCCCAATGGAGATGGTTATAATGATATTTTCTTGATAGATGGTATAGATAAGTTTCCTAATAATACTGTAGAGGTTTATAACCGTTGGGGAGTATTAGTTTATGAGGCAATTGGTTATAACAATAATGACCGTGCATTCCGAGGAATATCTACAGGAAGAGTTACGATTAATCAGTTAGAGCAATTACCAGAAGGGACGTATTATTATATGTTCAAATATGTTAATGCAGAAGGGGTAACCAAAGAAAAAGCAGGTTATTTATATATCAATAGATAG
- a CDS encoding PorP/SprF family type IX secretion system membrane protein — MKKRIIYLLLLISGSGFAQQEAQYTQYMYNTANVNPGYAGTRGCFSALVMHRSQWVGLEGAPQTNTVALSTPLGLNNKMGLGVSVINDKIGPSDENAISVDLSYNIDTSERSKLSFGLKGTANFFSVDFNKTKIHNVTDGLLRQNVDNRFFPNIGAGAFWYSDKSYVGLSIPFILEQKYYDNDVQYVASERMHPHLIAGHVFRLSSEVQFKPSTMIKYVNGAPLQVDLSGNFWFNEKFSLGAAYRWSAAWSAMAGFQINDSWLIGYAYDRDVTRLGNFNSGSHEIFLRYELFKRVEKVVAPRFF, encoded by the coding sequence ATGAAAAAGAGAATTATATATTTACTACTTTTAATAAGTGGATCTGGTTTTGCTCAACAAGAAGCACAGTACACCCAATATATGTATAACACTGCTAATGTAAATCCTGGTTATGCAGGTACCCGAGGTTGTTTTAGTGCATTAGTAATGCACCGTTCACAATGGGTAGGTTTAGAAGGCGCACCGCAGACAAATACAGTTGCACTAAGTACCCCTTTAGGTCTTAATAATAAAATGGGATTAGGAGTAAGTGTTATAAACGATAAAATAGGACCTTCAGATGAAAATGCAATATCAGTAGACTTAAGCTATAATATTGATACCTCAGAGAGATCTAAATTGTCTTTTGGGTTAAAAGGGACAGCAAATTTTTTCAGTGTTGATTTTAATAAAACCAAGATTCATAACGTAACAGATGGTTTGTTAAGACAAAATGTAGATAATCGCTTTTTTCCTAATATAGGAGCTGGAGCATTTTGGTATAGTGATAAGAGCTATGTAGGTTTATCTATACCGTTTATCTTAGAACAAAAATATTATGACAATGATGTTCAATACGTAGCAAGTGAGCGTATGCACCCGCATTTAATAGCAGGACACGTATTTCGTTTAAGCAGCGAAGTACAATTTAAGCCATCCACTATGATAAAATACGTAAATGGAGCCCCTTTACAAGTTGATTTGTCAGGTAATTTTTGGTTTAATGAAAAATTTTCATTGGGAGCAGCCTATCGTTGGAGTGCAGCATGGAGTGCTATGGCAGGATTTCAGATTAACGATTCTTGGTTAATAGGATATGCCTATGATCGTGATGTTACCCGATTAGGGAACTTTAATTCTGGTTCTCATGAAATATTTTTACGTTATGAATTGTTTAAACGTGTAGAAAAAGTGGTAGCCCCACGTTTCTTCTAA